A single genomic interval of Dromiciops gliroides isolate mDroGli1 chromosome 1, mDroGli1.pri, whole genome shotgun sequence harbors:
- the LOC122736005 gene encoding 60S acidic ribosomal protein P2-like, translating to MRYMAAYLLAVLGDNDSPNSKDLKKILDSVGIKTDEERTKKVIGELSGKNIEDVNAQGSGKLASMPSSGAVAVAASAGSAAPAAAGAAPAAAEEKKEKKKEESEESDDGHGLWSL from the coding sequence ATGCGCTACATGGCCGCCTACCTCCTGGCCGTCCTCGGGGACAACGACTCCCCTAACTCCAAGGACCTGAAGAAGATCCTGGACAGCGTGGGCATCAAGACGGACGAGGAGCGCACGAAGAAAGTCATCGGCGAGCTGAGCGGCAAGAACATCGAAGATGTGAACGCACAGGGGAGCGGTAAGCTGGCCTCCATGCCCTCCAGTGGTGCCGTTGCTGTTGCTGCCAGTGCTGGTTCTGCTGCCCCAgctgctgctggtgctgcccctgctgctgcagaggagaagaaggaaaaaaagaaggaggagtcAGAAGAGTCTGATGATGGACATGGGCTTTGGTCTCTTTGA